GGGCCTGTCCACCTGCTACTTGATTGAATGTCCTCACTACATGATGGCTGGCTTCCTCCAGAGGGAGCTGtccaagagagagacagaggttaTTCCTCTTATGGCCTGGCCTCAGAAGGCACATAACACCACTTCTGCCACATAGCATGGTTAGAAGTCAGTCACTCGTTCCAGCTCCCATTCAAGAGGAGGGGATTTAGACTCCACCTTTTGAAGAAAGAAGAGTCAAAGAATTTgcggacatattttaaaactaccatAGACAAGAAAATAGAAAGCACTCTAGATATttcaagccagaaagagagaaagattatATCCAAACAGTTGGTGCTTATCATTGAGGGGGCTAATGGTGGTGAAAGTTGGGGATGGGGGACATTGTAGCACTAGCCTTCAGGTTACTTTACCACAGCTGCTTTCCATAGACTCAAAACTGCTGCTGCCACTCAGAAGTCAGGAAACTTTGGGAAACCACTGATGAGGTCATTGCAGCCCCAAAGCCCCAAGGGTGGTGACTAGATGGGGAATATGGAGTGTgctgcagaggaggaaaaaatgatTTCCATCTGCTTTCCACCTTCCAAATTTCACAcaagtacattttattggcagaaCCCTGCTGTCGAGGGGATCTGTGAAATATGGTTCCCAGGCCTCTAGCACCTGCAGAGAAGGGGGTAGAAATGGGTGTCAAGAGCCAACCAACACTATCCAACATGCGTCCGTATACAGGTATGGTGAGGAGGCACCACCAGTACTTGGAGAAGTCCTGGAGccctactgctttttttttttttgtaggcttATGGGTGTCCAAGGCTTTGTAAAAGGGGGGTGGTGTCCACATAGAATAACATGGTGGAGAGCTAGCTGAGTCACAAATCTGGAAGGTGTCACTGTAGTTGGGCAGCAGGTGAGGTACTGGTTGCTGGTGACATGCAGTCAGCCCCAGAGGTGACTGGAGAAACACCTGGAGTTGATCCTTAGTTGGTCTCTGGAATGTTCTCACTGGAATGAAAGCTGGGTAGACTGCAGGCAGTGCAGCATCGGAGAGAACATAGCTGCCATTCAAAAGAGCTGCCAGAGGAAAGGTGTCCATAGGGAAATACCATTTCTCAAAATATGGTCTGTGGACCTCTACACTCAAACCTCTCTGGGATGCTTCTTTAAAAGGctgatcctgggacttccctgatggtccagtggcaaagaatccgccttccagacttccctggtggcgcagtagttaagaatccgcctgcccatgcaggggacatgggttcgagccctggtccaggaagatcccacatgccgcagagcaactaaggctgtgtgccacaactagtgagcctgtgctctagagtctgcgagccacagctactgagcgctcatgctgcaactactgaagcccgcttgcctagagcccgtgctctgcaacggatTAATCCCAAGTATATTTGAGTACCCAATGGAGTATGAGTGTGCTAGGTACTAGAAAAAGGACGATAAGTCTGTAAATATTGTTCATGAGGTGTTCCTAATCGCTCTGGAGAAGATTATGGATCTTCTCCATACACAGATAATGGatacaatgaataaatggatacatACAATGAATGCAATGGATAATGGTATGGATAATAAATCTATAGTTATTGGTTTGAAACAGTATCAAGATCCAAGTAATTCCTCCAAAGTCAACAATTTTTGAAGTAAAAGAGCCCAGAAGTAGGTAATGGGTGGGGCTAAGGGTCTGATATATTGAGGTGGAGAAAGTCGTGGTGGGCATGGAGAAATGTGCTCGGTGATTTGGGGGTACTTTAGGAAAATGGGCTAGAAACCAGCTTTTTAAGAGTTTCATACTAGACTGTTGATGGCTTTAATGAGTTCTACCTTGATTTGCATATTTAAGACTCATGAAAACACTCAAGTCGAAGGATTGCATCTTTGGTGGTCATTTCTCACACAGAGGCGggaaatctaaatttttaaagttcagtgTATAGTTAGCGCTAACTATTGAGTACTCTAGTCCTCTGTGGGAGTTTGAAGATGAAGCCAGCTGCTATAAAGATGTCTGCACCATTCGATCCTGTAAACTCACACTTTGGACTCTACGctaaaaatacatttgaatagAAGCGCTAAACTCCAAGACTTCTGTGCGCGGGGGTTGCAGAAGGGGAACGAGAGGCAGAGACAATCCCGGAGTGGGAGGGGCGAgggagaggcccgagcaccgcccTCGTCCCACTCCCACCAAGCTGGCTCCGCCCCTCAGGCTTCCGTTGGTAAACAGCGAGGGCGCGTGCGCGCGTGCGCAGGCGCAGTCCGTTTGCGCCCCGAGCCGCGCACTCACGGTAACGGTAAGATGGTGTCTTTGGTACCTTTTGTGGTTCCCATCGTGGGTGACAAAACCTTGCTGGTGTGGGAGCTGAGCTCTGGACCCACGGCCGAGGCCTTGCAAGTGAGCCGAGCCGGGGCGGAGGGAGGGCTGGAGGAAGCCACCTCGCGCCCCAGTAACTGGGCGCCCCGGGGTACTGCTTCAGCACCTCATCTGCCTGTGGTCTGCGCTGAGAGGAATCTTAGTTCTAGAGCCGACCTGAGCAGTCAGCTCGCCCCCACAGATTTTTGAGAGATAGTTCCCAGCAGACGGCATTGCCTCCTCATGCTTCTCGAAGCTTAGGATTTCAGAGGGAAACCTGTTCCTGAAATGAGAAGTGTTTGGAGTTGCAGGATCACCGCAGTTGCCTGCGGCGAAGGGCTGGGGGAATGGAAGGGAACGGGCGGTTTGGCTTCCTGGGCGTGAAATTGCCTGCACTTACTTAGCATGGGACCACCCTACAGCATCCTCTGTTCACAGTCTTCTCCCAGTTTGGCCTTCTGTATTCGGTCCGAGTCTTCCCAAATGCAGCAGTGGCCGGTCCTGTGTTCTATGCCATCATCAAGGTTTATTCAGCAAGGGATGCCCACAGAGCCCAAAAGGCATGCGACCAGAAGCAGCTTTTTTAGGCATCTCCAGTGAAGGTGGGTCCAAATGTGGAATTCCTTGCTCTACTGGGATGAAGTGCTGAATTTAAAACTAATAGGCcatcgggaattccctggggagtccagtggttaggactctgcactttcactgctgagggcccgggttcaatccctggcccgggaactaagatcccggtggggggggggggggtggaaaggCCAGTGTTTGTACAGCACTGTGGTGTACGGAATGCTCTCAGATGCACTGCTCCACTGATCCCCCAGTTCCCCAgttcgttctttcttttttctagatgAAGAAACTCGAACTCAGGATGGTTAAGTGACTTACTTAAGGTTCATGACAGTAAATGTGGAAACTAGAGGCCAAACCCAAACTTAACTGATGTTAAACCCCATGTCAGTTTATGCTGCCCCTTAATTTAAGAAATCTTCACAAGAGTCTtccttatatttacttttatgtgGATTTTAAATCTGTGAGATtgacaaattgttttttaaattaattaatttatttaattttggctgcgttgggtcttgctgctgcgcgccggctttgtctagttacggcgagcgggggttgctcttcattgcggtgcgtgggcttctcatcgcgatggcttctcttgttgcggagcacgggttctaggcacgcgggcttcagtagttgtggctcacgggctctagagcacaggctcagtagttgtggcacacgggcttagttgctctgcagcatgtgggatcttcccggaccagggatcgaacccgtgtcccctgcagtggcaggtggactcttaaccactgtgccaccagggaagtcccgagcttGACAAACTTTTGTCAGATGTACATAAAGGgggcttcatcatcatcatcactctcAAACTGCCTATTCAGTACTCCCTTCAGATTccagaaaatggttaaaatattctttaatgcaTTGTAGAAACCTTATTCCATATTAACATGCCATCCAATTTTACTTCCCCAGAATTAACATTTCATCATGTGCCTCGATTCAGCCACCATTCCTTTTTCAAGGACCTTTTCAATTCCTCTGAATAAGTGAGTGAGGCTTCGATTTCCCAGACCTTTCACTTTAGAATTGTGTGTCTTCTCTGATTGGCTTCTTGCTCTGGCTACTTCCCACTGACCTTGCTGCCTATTCTCACCCCTGTTTCTTTACTCACTGATTTCACCTTTATTGAATCTGAGAACTCTCCTCAGATGTGACTCCAGGTGCACTACCTCCCACTTCTGTACCCTGTTTAACACCCTCTTCAATCCTGGCTGTACTCCCTGGGATTGAAATGATTTCATGTCAGACATTCTTTAATTTGCGGACCCTGCGACCATTTCACATAACCACTCAGATATTACGGATGGTCCTGGAAAGATTATGAGACAGTTACTTGGTATCAGTTGTGAGTAATGAGTTGTTTTCTTATGTTGGACATTAAGACCATTCCATAAGCTTAGGTTCTGAGATTTTCACAGCATAAAGCCCGTCACTGATAGagtaatgaagaaaatgttctacAAGTCACTATAGAGTTGAGAGGAAAGGGCATTCGTATtagatttctttatttaatgCAGAGCCTTAGTTTACTACCCACACCCCCGAAATTGTTACCTACTTTAATTATgcgttctttttaaattttatttatttatctatttggttgcaccgggtcttagttgcagcaggcgggctccttagttgtggctcaagggctccccagttgcggcacatgggctccccagttgcagcaggcaggctcctttagttgtggctcgcaggctccttaaCTGTGgtgtgcgaactcttagttgcagcatgcacgtgagacctagttccctgaccagggatcgaacccgggccccctgcatcgggagcacggagtcttaaccactgcaccagcagggaagttccAATTATGTCTTCTTTTATTCAATAGCAGGTATACGTACTTCttatcttttttcccctgtattttttataaatacagaCAAGAGAATAACATcttcaaataaaatgaaggaaagccCTAATGTATCTGAGTTTTTCTCAGTAGCACGAAGGGAAATGTTTGCAAGCAAGAACTGTGGCCAGGTTATCCCAGATGTCAACTGTCTCTACTACCCAGGGGCTCAGAGCCCTTCTGAAGCTTCCTAATTGTCCAGGACAGCTCCATTATGACTCACCGTACAGGGCCTAGCCTCCCTGTTTTAAATGTTGCGacactcaacatttaaaaattagtcttcatttctccttcccaGCAGGCAGCTTCAGTTGGAGaaagtaatttcattttcttatgtaCTCATTCACTCAGTCAACAGACCATCACTCCTCTATTATATGCCAAGATCTATGCTTGTTTCTGGTAACAAGGAAAGAATAGTATACGGTTCCTTCAAGCACTTAAGGAGCTCATACACTAGTGACGGAGGAAGatgcacaaacacatcaaaaaagaattaacaatgctttgactttatttgtattatttgaatttttatgacTATATTTCTATACTACACCCtgttcaaaatggaaatagacaTTTAAGAAAGAACTAGTGATGTAAAAAATCCACAGTAATATGTAAGTTATTTAGAGAGTTAAGACTGGAAATATTTGCACTCTCAAAGAAGCTTGTTAGAGAGAGGAAACGGTAGCAGAAGAGTAGGATgcggagatcatcttcctccccacagatacatcagaaatacatctacacgtggaactgctcctatagaacacccacgctggcagaagacctcagacctcccaaaagtcaagatactccccacgtacctgggtagggcaaaagaaaaaagaaataacagagacgaaagaatagggacgggacctgcaccagtgggagctgtgaaggaggagaggtttccacacactgggaagccccttcgcaggcggagactgtgggtggcggaggggggaagcttcggagccgcggaggagagcgcagccacaggggtgcggagggcaaagcggagagattcccgcacagaggctcggcgcccagcagcactcaccagcccgagaggcttgtctgctcacccgccggggtgggcggggctgggagctgaggctcgggcttcagaggtcggatcgcagggagagggctggggttggcggtgtgaacacagcctgaaggggttagtgcaccacggttagccgggagggagtccgggaaaaggtctggagctgccgaacaggcaaaagactttttcttgcctctttgtttcctggtgcgtgaggagagaggATTAGGAGCGCCGCTTTAAGGAGCTCcacagacgggcgcgagctggggctatcagcgcggaccccagagacgggcatgggacgctaaggctgcggctgcagccaccaagaagcctgtgtgcaagcacaggtcactctccactcctcccctcccgggagcctgtgcagcccgccactgccagcccGCCCAATCATTGTCTAAAGATTGAAATAAACTCTTGTGTAAATGTTCAGTCCTTTGCCTCCTACAGAAGGGCCTGAGAGGAAAAAGTAAATGTAGATCCCTAGAAAGGGGATTCCCATTGGTACTTGAGTTTTTTCCTGGAATCCATGGCACTTGGGCTTAGGGTTTTACGTCAGAGGCGGAACTGTTAGCGAATGGAGTGGAGGAGGCTCCACCATCCACCTGAGTGGGTGATGGTTGAGGAGAGGCCAGATCATCTGCACTATCACCAAGTCTATCTCACTGTATGAATCCAGCCCTTTACGCACAGGAGAGCAGGGTCTGTAGCAGTGTAGCCTCAGCTTGTCCATTTGAAATCTGTGAGTAATATGAGATTTGTGCCACGtccttggtttgcatttcccatcGAGTATTTTAGGAACTTCCAGAACATATCTGAGCAGTAAAAATGTGCCATGCCAGCGTATACCTACAACAGAGACATTCAACCATACCCCAGTGTTGTGCCTGCCCTTAATCACTAAGATAATGATCTAAGAATGACAGatgcatttttagttttaaacataTAACCTAGAAATCAGTTATTCAGATAGGCATTTTAAATTCATCTGTTTTGGTTGGATTTAGGGTCATTATCATTCCTTATGAAAAGGAAGGGAACCCAGAAGCTTGCTATTCACAAGGCTATGACAGATGCATTCCGGAAACTACTGATTGTGGTTTTAGGTAAGACCTTTTTGATTGTCCTTGAAGTGATTCAGTTTCAGTGAGCAAATAAACTTATTTGAAAAGTTGATTGGATGAAAATAATGGTTATCTAAAACATTACGTATTCTTTCATTCACCAGATGCTTTCACAGCAGCAGTCTTAAATTTGTTCTTTGtggcatttatgagaaaaacgACAGCAACTATTATTGTCCCCGGTGTTTAGATGTAGAATGACTTGCCTCAGTTCATACAGAAAGTGTTTGATCCAGTTCTTCCTCAATTGCTTgcttatcatacagaatagtgtGGTGATTCTAAGCCTTGGACACCTGTGTTTGAGTCCTAACTTTGTCTcttagaattttttgttgttgttgttgcaattTTAGATTTTCCTAGCCGGAGACATTTGAAGGTATTTAATGTCTCTAAGCTGcaatttctttatctgcaaatAGGGTTAGTAATTCAGCTTATCACCTAATGGGGGATATTGTAAGAgtaaatgagatgatgaatgtcaAAAGCTTAGAACTATGCCTGAAACATAGTAAGGAGACAAAATATattgactattattattatcgttGTTTTCTTGTTGAAGAGTTTATTAGATTATGTTTTTGGAATccatttaatttcagttttcatttctgatatattGGGTGAATATGATTCTTATATAATAATCGGCTACGTTTTTGTGAGCCTTGAAAGTGGTCATGCTACTGAATAGCATTGACTGTGTTCCCTATCGAGTTAGTTATACAGCGGTGAGAATGTGACAGGCTGTGCCCAAAGGAAACTTTATGATTAGTAGATTCCCGGAACAGAATTGCTCCGCTGCTTCACAGCCCTGCAGGCTTGGAGACTGAGGAATCCTAGCTAAGTTGTCAGAGACCTTATTTGCTTGTAAGAGTTGACCCTGGATTGGTCTTGGCCTTCCAGCCTGAGCAGTCCTTCCAGTGAAGTTTGACTTCCCTGGTCATCAGGCAGAATCTCCATCAGCTGTCAACTCTGGGTAACAACCTCTAAGACCCAAACTAAATGTCTGGGTTGTTTGTCCCTAATATGCAAAGGTATTCCTTATATGTACTCAAAACGCCCTAGACCAAAAAGCCTGGTGGCTCTAGCTTGCCTTGAGGAAAGCTGTATTGTCCAAAAGGTACATGGGCCAGTTTCTGCCAGTAGAGTGTTgaaatgctctctctctctctgtctctgtctccaaaGCTTTGCTCATTGTATCTGGTAGAATTTTGGTCCCAAGGAGTAGGCACTTGCCTTGCTTCTAATATGAAGTATCTATTGTAGTCCAGTGGTACCTATCCCAGGTTTGAATTCACTTTGACCCCCACCTAATGCCTTCCTATTTAATTGTATTGTGGTTGAACATTTTTGTTTCCACAGCTTTTAATTCCTATGTCATTATTCCTTAGTTCTTATTTCTAAGATCATAAAGGTTTTTGAACCAAAGTTGACACTtctcatatattttttcacaaataATTAGGATAAAAACTGAAGTGTCAGATGAGGGCACTTCTAGGAAAATgctcttattttctgcttttagaaatcaaaagaatgtcTAAGTATTGGGTGCTACCATTGTATACAGGAAGTTTTAGAACAAGAAAACTTCTGAATTGATCCTTGTTAACTTTATTTCAGAAAGTGGTAAAATAGCTGTGGCATATAGACCCTGTGAAGAGGTCACAGATGCTAGAACTGAAGAGGAACAACAGGATTTAATTCAAGTATGTGGAGATAAAAACTCAAGGGGATACACAGCCAGTGTAGCCATAATTCAAAACAACCAGCAGGATTTGGAAGACTTTGGCATGTCTACTCAGCTCTGTCAACCTTCGGAAGATGTGAAACTCTGAAACTGCTTTTGAGGCAGGGAATTTCTAGGACTTCTCCAGGTCCCGAGCCTTGTCTCTGGCTCCTTATTTGAAGTTTGGAGAGCAGGATTGAGGGCCATCAGTGTACGTCTACAGTTGTGGACACAGGAGAAGACACAGGCCTTTTAGAACTCCCCTTAAATAGAATTGCAGGGATTTGGGAACAAAGTAACTATGGCCTTAAGTGTGATTATGCTACAGTGTTTAAAAACTATTCATGCCTTTCAAGTAAGGTATATTACCCAGATCTCAGCATCTCATATATATCTGGTGTTAAATATTTTGCGGAAGAACCTTTCTGTAAACCAATTATATGGATGCCTCGAATTAGGGATTAAGTTGTCAAcgtaatttctaaaagaaaacattaatgtACTGCATATAGGATTTTTGttaaaaaggagcaaaaaatGTGTTTCATGTCATTGAGAGCTTAATTTGGGGCTAGATTTCTGACTATTTAACTCACCCCAATGTTGCAAAGTTTGTTTTGAAGGgaagaaagtagagaaagaaaaggtgGTTATgttctgaaaaatgtaaaaattttgaaagtgtttcctgtacaaaataattaatttaattcaatttaattcagTCAAGGAAACTTCAAACGTTTCCATGTTTGGGCTTTAAGAAGTCTAGCTTCCTGTGAAATGTGAGAGGAAAGGATTCCTTATTGATACTAAAGATCTCGGAAAGCTGATTATAACAACAGATCCATTCCTAAATGAGGCCAATCTTGGAATCAGTTCCATTTAGAAAccattatgtgctaggcactggaaatAAGATGAAGCTCCTTCTCTCTTGGAGTTTAGGTGTTAAAGGTGTA
This window of the Balaenoptera ricei isolate mBalRic1 chromosome 20, mBalRic1.hap2, whole genome shotgun sequence genome carries:
- the LOC132355464 gene encoding RAD52 motif-containing protein 1-like isoform X1 encodes the protein MRPEAAFLGISSEGSLSFLMKRKGTQKLAIHKAMTDAFRKLLIVVLESGKIAVAYRPCEEVTDARTEEEQQDLIQVCGDKNSRGYTASVAIIQNNQQDLEDFGMSTQLCQPSEDVKL
- the LOC132355464 gene encoding RAD52 motif-containing protein 1-like isoform X2, with product MRPEAAFLGISSEGSLSFLMKRKGTQKLAIHKAMTDAFRKLLIVVLESGKIAVAYRPCEEVTDARTEEEQQDLIQVSYFSCQPCGQRGEECLSDLSFEEEVFTLPELD